The genomic DNA tttttgcggaataaacacggatttcgagagtattcttgaagagattcttttgggtagaggacaaggaaaccttaaacttaagccgaaacagaaagaagcgctacaggcgattgtttttgaaatgtcgagattgtttaattgtcggagcagaatcactgaaacgagcgcttaggcttaatgagtaaacgagtgctattttctttacacgatctcgtgcaaagtgtagttagccaaaccgtaaattgaaagctaaaatgttaaaaaggatttaggcctaatcactgaaacgaacgcttaggcttaataagtaaacgagtgctatttttcTCACAAAGAGCAAAGAGCGCtattcttgacacgatctcgtaaaaaatgtagttaatctatccgtaaaattcacaattgatcactacttaattcgcgagtcacgctttaagaacgataaatactgttttgaataaattgcatacttcaacttgaatttattactTTTCGAACTTTATTCGaatggcagggtacgtggggcttccTTCGGTACCATTTACTCAAATGTCGCAAATGATTTGCCTcaaatgtaaagcttttccggcgtcggaaaaaacaaaactttcctccgcccaactggcatttattcaaaacagcacatgagcttgcgaaaacttAGCCTTCACTacgtgccccgcgaaataagacaATCGGAGcctagattgcattgccgcaacctttttttagtagccaatgaaaaatggtgcactgtcgaactttaccagatctcacatttccagtgacagagtgagatctgggagGGAGATTAAGTACTTACAAACACATTAAAACTGTGTGCCAGGTCAAGCTCGAATAATCCAAGCCGTACCCTTGTCAGAAACATCCATAACTGATCAATGGGCTGTATTTCTCGCTTTCgttgcttttcttttgtctgGCCTTGTAAGTAAGGAAATGCAGTGTCAGCAAGATTTCCGTTCACTTTGGCACGTGCCCTGTTCCAGCTAAGCAGAGACTCTTAGCACGGCTTAACGAAGTTCCAAAATGCAATCAAAGCATTATAACTCTGAAATCCTGTATAAAAGAAGATGTCATCGTCACTGGATACAAATCATTCCAAGCCAAATTATTATAGAGAGAGCCTTTGTCTCAGATCACAAATCTCAGCAACTAAATCTCTGTCTTCTGGTTTGCCATCCAAATCCGCTTTTCTGGGGATTATTTTTGGACGCGGTCATTGCTTCAAACGTACCAGTCGTGCTCTCGATGTCCATATCTGAAGGACCGGCGAATGGCATAGTCGTTTTGTCCCCGCGAAGTCTTACTCTCTCAGACCTCTGACTCACTTCATCGTTATGATATGACCATGTAAAAGTGGAAGGAACGGCATTTTTTACAAGATCTCGCCTTCTCTCGTCAAACTCTTTCTGTAGTCCGTCTCGACAAAGTGCTCCGAACTACAATAGAGAGCTCTGTTGGAAGCGAATTTTTTGTTGCCACGTTTCATCTTTATCTCCCATGTTTTCCTTAGAATTTGATCTTTCGGAAAAGAGTGAAAAACTAGATCTTTTCGGTTATCAGAGCGATTGTTACACAATGCTGCAGCGCAACACTTGTGACTTAAATGCTTTTTGCTAGCTTCCGCCATATTTTCTACCTTGGCCCTTAGGCCTCGCTTCCATGCAACTTCCGGTAATGCGCTGAATCTCTTTATCTGAAAGAGCTGAAATTTGAACCTCTTTGCGTTACGCTTTAATGATTCCTCGCAAGGGGTTAAAGTTTTACTGCATTGGAAGTGTTAAACCTACACCCAGTGCACACTattaaataatttgaaataatcAGAATATCATAAAACGTCTTTTTCATGAACAGAATTCTGGTCATTAGGTTTTGATTTTCTAACCATGGAATTTTGTTAGTCGGGACATAAATCAAGTAGATAGCACTCGGCAGTGAAACTACCATGTCTTGAAGCAGATTTTTTACTGTTTACATGTCCTAAAAACCACTGAAACTTGTACTAGCACTTGGATGCTTTGACTAGTGGAAGTCAAAGCAGTTTTATAGCTGGTAGAAAACATAAAAACTTGATTCCACTCGAGCTGGTTGGACATGAGTGATATGACAAAAACCCACTCTGCTTTAAGCGTGCACAACAACAGCCAATTTTGCCATCTCAATGCACGCTTGTATTGAATTATGCTAAGTACATGTGAATTAGCAAGAGATCAGTTTACATGTCAAGGTATCAtttcagtggtttttcgtattcAATAACCTAGATTGACTTTTCTTGAAATAGTCTATCCTGTGGTTGATGTCTATCCAAGAAACCAAACAGTTCCTGAGGGAAAAACAACCAACATCAGTTGCAAAGCCAAAGGAGAGCCACTTCCAAAATTATCTTGGAAATTTGATAAGGGAGAGCTTCCCCCAACTGCTTTCATTATGAATACTTCGGACGGGTCTCTACTCCAGTTACCAAACATTACAAAAATAATGGAGGTGTAGTGTATTGATTACTAGTGATACTACTGCAACAAGGGCATGATCATGATCACCTTATGTGAAACTACTGCATGCTATTCCATGATGTGAAAGTACTGTTACCATGTAGAAGTAGAATAATCTTTGTGTTACAATATAAGATAACCGTTCAGTGAATAGAGGACATTACATAAAAAGCAATGGAAGAGTGTGCGTCTCTTGACTTATGACTACACCACAGGAGGGAAGGTATAAGTGTAAGGCTACAAACAAGGCCGGTGAAGAACATTCCACGTCTACTCTTCATGTGTTAGGTTTGTATTGATTACAAGATGTAAAAACCGTTTTCAAGAAATCCAGGCTgacacattaatttttaatccaCGGACTTTTCTTGAAATAAACAACCAAACTGACGTCTGTATGATTTATCATGCTTTTACCCTAAAGTATTTGTGCAATCATGTTTTATAAGCTTTAAAATAGTCCTGTTTATTTTTTGGCTTTACTGCAACCAAAAATGTAGAAGTTGTTGACGCAGGAATAGATATAAACTGATGCATAGCCGACTGAAATCTCGGCTACATAAGATCGTTCAAACAAAAAGGTGAACACAGTCTTTCATGAATTGCAACATGTGACCAGTTCGTGATGTAACAACACTATAAATCAAAGCATGCATTAAGTTGTATTTCATCTTCAGAAAAGCCAACTGTTGTGATCTCTGGAGAGTCTTACCAAACGAAACTGGAAGGTGACATACTTAATCTGATTTGCCTGGCCAGCGTCCCAGCATCGAAAATAAGATGGACAATAAACGCTGTTTCTGGGGGTAAAATGGCTTACATTGCTAAGAGTGGGAAAAGGAACCTCCTCATTATTGATAGTGTCAAGGTTTCTGACAGTGGCGAATACATTTGCAATGCCAAGAATGCAGCAGGCACTGCATCCTCGTCTGTTGATGTAAAAGTTAGAGGTATGTAATATGGAAGTTAATATTAGAGAGTCTAGTTTGATAATTTCTACATTGTACAAgaaattaaactaaaaaaaaaactacgcGACGGTGGACTGTGTATTCACAGTCAACAGTCAATGGGTAAGGCTGTgttgaagaaaaataattacGCACTCTGCAGATAAACGAGAGTGTCAACAGTTTCCAAAAGGGAAGAAGGGAGCTTAACAACAGCAACCATAATATGAATATGCGTTACTGTTTGTGAAGCTTTCTTTCAGTCCTTTACCTCTCCATGGCTTGATTGGCAGCTGTTTTGTGATTGAAAGGGGTTAAAAATTTGTTCTCAGACAGGGGGAAGGCAATATAGGCTACATATAAACTCCCACACTGGCACAACAACTGTGAGATCAACCCTAAGCAATaactttttcaaatgaaaatttaacaaGTGAAAGCGGATATAAAAATACTACGATCAAAGTTGTGTCTGTGAAATCtgttgtttccattttttttttcaattctttacACCATAGCTttgcaagtacatgtacaagcaggtaggtttacatgtatgtttccTCTTTTATTGTGAAGTTCTGTACTCCTCGGTCccctttcaggggcacccaacggaggTGTTCGACAAAGTATGTGTTCTGCAGGTGTGTATTGTGTATCTGCcggctcaaaaaaaaaatgtgtgggAAGTTgcatggaaaaatatttttgttttgcctgCGAATTGTTTACAGTGTGCTCCCGCTCTTGTTCTGAGGGCTATTTGTAGTCAATGTGCTCTTCgcttcccctccctccccccccccccctctcccccccttcTACCCCAATTGCTGAATGGTGAATTCGCCGAGGCCTATTGCCACGTCCATTTTGGTGAACGATGCATTCGAAACTTGTTAATAtgcttgctggctggcaaacgGCAGGCAAACGGCTGGCAAACGGCAGTCTCGATATTATGCAAATTGTTGACTATTTTGGAGTTACACTCCTAAGGTAGTAGGATGTTCCATCTCATGAAacattgaaaaacaaattgCTGCTCTTTTTGCAATCTGGATTCTCTTCCCTTACCATGTCGATTTTCTTCTTATGTTTTACCATAACTTGACATCAAGAACTTTCATGTTTACAGCTATAGAGTGGTACTATATTGTCGGCCCAGTGTCTGCTGTTGCAGTAACAGCATTCATCGCCTGGTACCTTTGCAAACGACGCACAAGGGGTAAATTTTAAAACCtgcatacatacatttttattcttaattctTAAGGATCTTAAAACGTCATACACAAAGAAATGCTGTtataaatagcaacagaacTATGAAGATACTATACCCCATGTTTCTGGAAAATGTACTCCATATAGCAATAGTCATGTACATTCTGATTTAAATTTGTTTCATGGGTGAGAGATCTACTTACCAGTGACTCACGGATactgatacaaaaaaaaaaatatcgaaGTGCTCCAAAACAGGACTCGTGAACTTCCACTATTACTAGCTCGGATTACTAGCTTCGTAAGAGGTTTTGTGTGGGCTTGTAAGCGGAGGGGCATATATCCCGAGGGGGGAGCTTATAAgcggaataataataattttaaaaaaaacgtttcgAAATTGAGCTACAGCAGTGTTTATGGAAATACGTTTTTCATTtactaatttttaattaaactttcaATCCTCATTATAAATCGAAtgcatttcaatttcaaaatcaaaactCGACAACGTGAACGTAACCAGAACGCAGCAAACCGGAAGCTCAGAGTTCATGTTtatggggcgccaaatgtaaaaatattatttaagtactttCCCCCTATATTTTGcgttatttataaataacacattCAACtacctttgcgatttataaatcacaaggtTACGAACttcgcgatttataaatcgcaaagttaccaactttgcgatttataaatcgcaaggttacgaactttgcgatttataaatcgcaagattacaaactttgcgatttataaatcgcaaggttatcaactttgtgatttataaatcgcacagttggtaaccttgcgatttataaatcacaaagttcgtaatcttgcgatttataaatcacaaagtgtgatttataaatcgcacattgcgatttataaatcacaaagtgcgatttataaatcgcactttTGCGATTTAATAATATAACCGCAAACACATGAAATTCATGCTAATGTTAATAGagattcatttcattgattgaCTCCGTCACGGAAAGAAATGagcccaataaattgacctgctctgAAGTATTCTGCTTCAAagattcatagctcagttggtagagcattgcatcggtattgcagaggtcatgggttcgactTCCGTTAGAGTCTTAGAGCGACCtgtatttttcagttgtctagCAAAAATggttgcttaaattgtcgacTGAAgtccgaggatcacttctctcattcgttAATGATAACTCGCAACGACACAGGTAAAGATGAAGCTAGATGAAATCGTTCAAACCTGAGAAGGAGCGGTTGGTGGGATGGATGCGCTACGTTAAAGATGCTGTAATCTCGAGCTCTGCAAATTGAAGACATGGCAATAAAACGAAGCTTACAATTCAGACCGATTCGCCATAAAtcgaaataaaattgatgaagaaaataaaacctatCCTTACCTCACTTTTCTGTCATGATTCCTGAGCACTTAATGCATCAGAAATTGTTCGTGAGACGGCTGAGGAGAGCGGTCTTGTCAAGTTTTGTcttgaaccaaaaaatcaaaacattggACCATGAGCCCGCGGCATGAATTTCATGTGTTTGCGGTTATATTATTAAATCGCAaaagtgcgatttataaatcgcaatgtgcgatttataaatcacactttgtgatttataaatcgcaagattacgaactttgtgatttataaatcgcaaggttaccaACTGTGCGATTTACAAATCACAAAGTTgataaccttgcgatttataaatcgcaaagtttgtaatcttgcgatttataaatcgcaaagttcgtaaccttgcgatttataaatcgcaaagttggtaactttgcgatttataaatcgcgaaGTTCGTAaccttgtgatttataaatcgcaaaggtgGTTGattgtgttatttataaataacacaaaatatagggggaaagtacttaaataatatttttacatttggcgccccataCATGTTCGCTGTCATTattaaaattttcatgtttAGCTTACTGGGGTGATTCTTCCTGCTTTTAATTCTACCAGTTATTATTTTGTCCACAATCTTTATCAATTTTGTGTTTGAAGTAGTACAGGGTTATGCAAAAGTACTTAATAtcaagaaaacaaggaaagatAGAGGTGGGCTAATATCCCGGAGGGCTTATACctggatgattttttttttgtttccaagtAGATGTCCTTATAACCAGGGCGATTAtaggctgggggggggggggggggggggggggtataaccggaattttacggtattttACAACAATAAGAGTGTGTTACTGGAATTTTTCagcacacatacatgtacctcaTTTTAGGCTACTGTACTAAGCGGTTGCAAGGACAGTAGTTTTTCCTCTACAGGCTGTTCAACACTAAGTACTCATAAAATCcaatatggaaaaaaaatactccCATGCTGCGATACATGATAAGCAATCGAATACAGTAAAATCCCAACTTAAAAAGCCCTTGTTTTCTCTAGATGTTGGTGTGAGGtattattgctggttttcactcacgtgatcaacagccatgtttttcaacgaaaacaaaaggaagcgtttgcataataatagagttaaattcccggaggatttggtcggggcaccaacatggccgccttttctttgtttagggcaccaacatggcggtcgtgacgtcatgtgaaaaccgaaaATTAAAGTTATCAGTTACCTTGATAATTACGACCACATGATAAATTGCAACCATGTGAGAACAATCTCTGGGGACACATACCAGAATAAGAACACTTGCTGtccacgagaaaaaaaaaatgtggctAATTAACACAACATGGAAGTCAGATGAACATAATAATATTGGAAACCTGGTTTTAATCATTCCTGTCAATCCATCTCCACATACTAGTGAATCTGACCAAGgccatccttttttttttttcgcatgcTATTGTTTTCATCGGTTTGCTGAGAAGCTAGAGCTAGGTAAGTCGAATATTTTAGAAGCCAAATACACGAGTTAGGCTGAATTGTGTTGCCTGTGGCTGTTGTTACCAAAAAGAAAAGCCTTTAAAGGATATCTTCTTCAACACCCGTGGTCACTTGATACCCGTTACTAGAATAAACCTTCTTATGAAGACTTCTTATGAGGTTTAATGtcatataaaaaaaaagtgaaatcgtgtcactttttttttgtcttttaactGAACGTTCAAGCAccttaatatttaaaaaatgtaattcaaataatgcaaatttagAATATGTGGATAACTATAGGTGCTCAGTGAGCTGCAACACTGGAGCTTTGGTCAAGTCAAGGTGTTGCTTGTAGTTCCAACACAGTTTTGACCAACGATCTCTTAATTCTACTTGAACGACTAATGCAATTATCATCGTTTCTCTAACCTTCCCTTTGTTATTATCGCAGAGGAATTAGTTTCATGTTTTTGATTGTTCAATATGTAGGATCTAGTGAACAGATCAATGACATGTCAGCAGAGTGTGTAAGAAGTGCATGTAAGCTTTAATTCCATGCCATAATTTAGTGACGAACAGTCAACCCCACCATTGAATaatttatgaaaaacaaatttaagatCAACAGATTTTGAAGAAAGTCATGAGATGAAGTTGATGGATGTTGAAGTGGATGAATGGGAGATATCTCGTGACCGAATAAGACTCGAAGAGGTCATCGGCTCAGGAGCATTTGGAACAGTTTGGAGAGCAACTTTGAGTCGTAAAAATGGGAAACCTGGCATACGTTTTGTTGCAGCAAAGTGCTTCACACGTGAGTAACTTCGAATTCCAAATTACTCATTAATTTGACTGCACAGCATATGAAATTCAGTTTATGGTACCCAGTGGAGCCACTTtgaatttgtattttttgtcACAATCAACGTGAAATACTAAAAACCGAGGGTTTCAGGAGAATGCCTGCTCAAGTgcattaagatttttaattattCCTCTAAATGAAATGCTGttcattttagtttcaatattGCAGGGAAGCATGCATTTTTCGTGCAAAAATAGTTAGAAAATAAATGTGAATGGTTCCAATAATTCAAATTGGGGATATTTTAAGACGATTTTCTTTTCTACTAGCTTTGAGATCATTGACAACAGCATTTTTATTAAGGAGCTGATCGCCCCCAATGTGGCACAATCAATGGTGCCTGGGAGCAATCCTTACCAGTTGGCAGCCAGCTCCTTTTGATCTTGGAATCTACAAAAATATGTATCCCACAGGTAATCAGGCCTGTTCatggattgccatatggcaatccagtcgcaTAACGagttgtttttcttcttcttcttcttcttcttcttcttcttcttccttttttttctgtgtAGGGAAAAGTATTTCTTGttactcccctgctaagtagtgtctttgtgcgtagagtcctCTGCGAGTAGTTTTTGTTGGCTTTGCGCAAATTGGTCTGgttgacacagtagaatatttaattaacctacaATGGTGTCGGTGTCATAGAACAAAGGATGACATTTGAATACGCACAGTTTATTTCGGAACTTCCTGGAACTTGCTGTAGCAATAAAAAAACTTGAACTCTTCGATTTGAAACAGGAAATAGAAGTCAAGTACGTTTATGACCGTGAATCCTTAAGTCGTGTGGTTGACTGTTCTTGTGTATTCTTCTGTCTTCTTACGTTGTACAGCCGAGAATCAAGAAATCACGCAGTCCTTCAATAACAAGTTCTTGTTTTGACCCAAAAGCCTTGTTTTGGCGCCTTCTGAAACTAACACCGCAGAGACGTGGGATCAACTGTAATAACTCTAGTTTGATTGGCCACTAATAGTTTATCCTGGACttaaaatagatacgtttcgtttctgaggaatGAAACAGACCTTAAGAAGTGTCTCGTTTCCGGGCTGAGAAGCTCTGAGAGTGATGACAAAAAATGCTGCTCTCGAACTCGATCCCTTGGTCTGCTTCTTCCATTGTATAAGTTACCAGGAGTACCTA from Montipora foliosa isolate CH-2021 chromosome 7, ASM3666993v2, whole genome shotgun sequence includes the following:
- the LOC138009433 gene encoding protein sax-3-like → MAYIAKSGKRNLLIIDSVKVSDSGEYICNAKNAAGTASSSVDVKVRALQVHVQAAIEWYYIVGPVSAVAVTAFIAWYLCKRRTRGKF